The segment GATCGCGCGGGCGGCGCGCGAACGGACGCTGGAGGAGCACACGTCGGACCGGCGCGCGGAGGAGCTGGTGAGGGCGGTGGAGGCGGCGGGCGAGCGGGTGGACCAGGCTCTTGCGATGGAGGTGTGAGGATGTGGGGAATCATCCCGGCCGCGGGCGCCGGAACCAGGATCCAGCCGCTGGCCTTTTCCAAGGAGCTCCTCCCCGTGGGGAGCCGCTTCGACGACGGCGTGGAGCGGCCGCGCGCCGTGAGCGAGTACCTGGTGGAGCGCATGATCCGCGGCGGCGCGGACAAGATCTGCTTCGTCATCTCGCCCGGGAAGTCGGACATCCTGGGCTACTACGGCGGCGGCGTGGGGAGCGCGCACGTGTGCTACGCCGTGCAGCCCAAGCCCGCCGGCCTCTGCGACTCCATCTTCCGCGCCCTCCCGCTCCTCGCCGAGGACGAGACGGTGCTCGTCGGCCTCCCGGACACCATCTGGTTCCCCGAGGACGGGCTGCGCGACCTTCCCGACGGCGCGTTTTCGTTCCTCCTCTTCCCCGTGGAGCGCCCCGAGTTCTTTGACGCGGTGGTGACGGACGCCGCCGGGCGCGTGCGCGAGATCCAGGTAAAGCAGCCGGGTGCGGAGAGCCACTGGGTGTGGGGCGCCTTCAAGCTCCCCGTCGCCATCCTGCGCGAGCTGCACGATCTCTGGCTGGAGCGCGGCCGGCGCGACGAGTACATCGGCACGCTGGTCAACGCCTGGCTGGCGCGGGGCGGGGAAGCGCTGGGCATCCCCGCCGGCGAGTCGTACGTGGACGTGGGGACGCTTCACGGCTACCGCGAGGCGATCCACCTGCTGGAGGAGCGCCCGGCCCCCTCCGGGCTCCCGACCGTGGCGGCCTTCGTGTCCGCCGTACCCGCGCCGCCGCCCGTGGCGGAGGTGTCCCTTTGAGCACGACGGAAATGACCGCAGCTTCCATGACCCCGCAGGAGGTCCGCGAGCAGGTGGAGCGGCTGGGCCCCTGGTTCCACAACCTGGAGCTGATGGGGGTGCGCACCGCCCCGAACCACTTCCTGGGCGACTACCCGGCGATGAAGTTCCGCAACTTCGCCCATGCCATCCCCGCGGACCTCTCCGGGAAGACGGTGCTGGACGTGGGGTGCAACGCCGGCTTCTACTCGATGGAAATGAAGCGGCGCGGCGCCGAGCGCGTGGTGGGGATCGACAGCGAGGACCTGTACCTGGAGCAGGCGCGCTTCGCCACCGCGGTCAACGGGATGACGGACATCGAGTTCCACAAGATGTCCGTGTACGACGTGGCGTCGCTCGGCGAGAAGTTCGACTTCGTGATCTTCATGGGCGTGCTGTACCACCTGCGCCACCCGCTGCTCGCCCTCGACCTCCTCTACGAGCACGCGGTCGGCGATCTCCTCGTCTTCCAGTCGATGCAGCGCGGCTCCAAGGACGTGGAGGAGGTCGCCGAGAACTACGACTTCTGGCAGACCGAGATGTTCGATCGCGCGTCGTACCCGAAGCTGCATTTC is part of the Longimicrobium sp. genome and harbors:
- a CDS encoding TIGR04290 family methyltransferase; this translates as MTAASMTPQEVREQVERLGPWFHNLELMGVRTAPNHFLGDYPAMKFRNFAHAIPADLSGKTVLDVGCNAGFYSMEMKRRGAERVVGIDSEDLYLEQARFATAVNGMTDIEFHKMSVYDVASLGEKFDFVIFMGVLYHLRHPLLALDLLYEHAVGDLLVFQSMQRGSKDVEEVAENYDFWQTEMFDRASYPKLHFIENRYADDPTNWWVPNAACAEAMLRSAGFTILAHPEDEVYVCRRGERSEWAGAVYPAKGK
- a CDS encoding nucleotidyltransferase family protein codes for the protein MWGIIPAAGAGTRIQPLAFSKELLPVGSRFDDGVERPRAVSEYLVERMIRGGADKICFVISPGKSDILGYYGGGVGSAHVCYAVQPKPAGLCDSIFRALPLLAEDETVLVGLPDTIWFPEDGLRDLPDGAFSFLLFPVERPEFFDAVVTDAAGRVREIQVKQPGAESHWVWGAFKLPVAILRELHDLWLERGRRDEYIGTLVNAWLARGGEALGIPAGESYVDVGTLHGYREAIHLLEERPAPSGLPTVAAFVSAVPAPPPVAEVSL